aacctgtgtgtaatatGTGTAAGATCACccccacatccagaccccctccatcatggaggagtttatcatgtctctctctgtcctcatcatctccatcctcagtatcacacaagtcacctgtgtctgattcctgtaggacagtcagtggatccgtcatgttacacagctcctcaatgtcccccatcttcctggacagcttcTCCTTCTCTACTTCCAGATCCTGAACCAGATAATTGATTAACACGAAGATCCGCTCTTCCTGTCtggagatttccctcaggactctcttctccaggtcttccagacgtctcctgaggtctctgaagAAGACAATGACTCtctctgtttcatcatctgcttttctttgtactttcctcctgtgttcctgcagactctggactcttttctccatctcctctctctctgttatcagtttctgcagaacattcctcagtttcttcttcttcatctcagaggcctcaaccagagtctccacctggtgtcccTGATGTTCTCCATCCAGCCTGCAAGACATACAGATACAGGTGGAGTCCtcggtgcagtaatactccaggatcttcttatggatggagcatttcctgttctccaaGGAAGTGGTGGCGTCACATAAGATGTGTTTTGGTGACTTGCTGTGAAGTCTCAGGTGATTGTCACAAAGATAAGCTTCACAATGCAGACAGGATATCACAGCAGGTACAGAagtgtgaatacagtaagtacagaagaccccggactcctccggATCTGgatgagcagacaggaaattctccattatgttacgtagtgttatgttcctgtgcagtgcaggccgatcctggaactcttctctacattcaggacaggaataacctccagacctctcctgtgtatccaacacacgaccaatacagtcccggcagaagttatgtccacatttcagggttacaggatctgtataaatgttcagacagacggaacattcctgctccttcctcagatcagcagacgccatcgctgagagcagaagagagaaatgacAGTGAAAGTATCTGACACTCATTAACCAgttctgtacattcctacacagggcgaggtcaccagctctgtacattcctacacagggcgaggtcaccagctctgtacattcctacacagggcgaggtgaccagctctatacattcctacacagggcgaggtgaccagctctgtacattcctacacagggcgaggtgaccagctctgtacattcctacacagggcgag
This window of the Aquarana catesbeiana isolate 2022-GZ linkage group LG01, ASM4218655v1, whole genome shotgun sequence genome carries:
- the LOC141127254 gene encoding E3 ubiquitin/ISG15 ligase TRIM25-like, which codes for MASADLRKEQECSVCLNIYTDPVTLKCGHNFCRDCIGRVLDTQERSGGYSCPECREEFQDRPALHRNITLRNIMENFLSAHPDPEESGVFCTYCIHTSVPAVISCLHCEAYLCDNHLRLHSKSPKHILCDATTSLENRKCSIHKKILEYYCTEDSTCICMSCRLDGEHQGHQVETLVEASEMKKKKLRNVLQKLITEREEMEKRVQSLQEHRRKVQRKADDETERVIVFFRDLRRRLEDLEKRVLREISRQEERIFVLINYLVQDLEVEKEKLSRKMGDIEELCNMTDPLTVLQESDTGDLCDTEDGDDEDRERHDKLLHDGGGLDVGVILHILHTGLSDIMSGVNVEKCPDTHVYPHSTTKGKGHINAEPSRRSLQPFPTIQPSRRPPQPSPTIQPSRRPPQPSPTIQPSRRSPQPSPTIQPSRRSPQPSPTIQPSRRPPQPSPTIQHSHLQAGGPNIGAVQQTSGVSGVTDILLDVRTAGNYLHISDDRKTVSSSSSHQNLPETPERFQDPQVMSSQRFSSGRHYWEVDVGGSGYWRVGMCYPSIDRRGDQSWIGYNKKSWSLERWGRGNQYSVIHDGNKTPLPGGVSSGRVRIDLDYEAGRISFYDLCDPIRHLHTFTTTFTEPLHAGVYIGGWVGGWGGCIQICRGNQK